In Eleginops maclovinus isolate JMC-PN-2008 ecotype Puerto Natales chromosome 19, JC_Emac_rtc_rv5, whole genome shotgun sequence, the sequence AAACTCGGCCCGATCTCCAAAATAGTCGCACGAGTGAAAATCTTGTCGATATCGGGCCAAAAATCGCACAGTGTATGCCCAGCTTAACAAGATTTGGTCTGGGAACCATCtagtcatttaaatatatacaatctagtcatttataatatatacatatacagtaactttattaatcccaaaggAAGTTAATGTAATGTTGAAAATACTAacacattgtgtttatttcactcCACCTCCCAGCTGAAAGGCCAGTTAGCCCAGGCAGTGGAGTTAAAGTTCCATGTCCACCTCTACCACAAGGTAGCCACTGCACTCGCCCCTTCCCTGAGGAGTTTTCTGAGAAAGACGGTCACGGCTCTGGAGTATGAGGAGGTGGTCAACACTCTTGCGGAACTCATAACAGTGCCAGGACAGGGAGTCAGGGTccgtgaggaggaggaagagggtgaATAACACAAGCGAAGCAAGCGATGCAGCACCCACTGAGCATTATGTACATGaatgcaaagtgtgtgtgtgtgcgcgcgcacgcatgtgtgagagagagacagacagacagacagacagacagacagacacagagacagacacacagagacagacacagagacagacacagagacagacagaattGTTCTATAACAATGTCTTCTTTTCCTTTAGATACACCACCAATTGCAGGGCCATCAGAGGCCACAGAAGTCCACAGCTTCTTCTCAAGTTGTgtcgaggaggaggagagggaggacgGTGGTGAAGAGCCGGCATCGGGCCGAGAGTTGGTGCAACACTACATGCTGCAAAACGTTGACACCCGTGGTCAGCATCTTCTTAGTGTCTGGAAGGACATGTCAGGTGACCTAGTGCCGGTGGCCAAAAAGGTACTATCAATCCCAGCAACCAGTACACCTTCTGAGCGCTCATTTAGTGCTGCTGGAAGGCTGATTGAGGAGAGACGCACTTCCCTTCACCCAGACAATGTGGATGCAATTTTATTTCTTCacagcaacatttaaattatctgatattcaataaaatcaattttttgtgatttagtattcagtatttttttttttacgctttttttaactaaatatctAATATTTTATCTTTGGGGGTAACCAAGTGTCAGTTTGTGAAAGGAATATGGttaaaaagccatttaaaattgcatgaaataaaccgaaaaagaagaaaagtaaacCAAGTAAATATGCAACATTTCGGCAACACGTTAGGATTAATCTAATTTAGATGAAAATGTAGTGACTGTGTTGGTTCAACTGACATCCATTCCAAACGACTACAACTGCTTAGTAGGTGGCAAATATGCATACAGGTAGGCcctattaacacacacacaaagatttttttttacaggagtgGGAGTACTTTTGAGTGGGAGCGGGATGGGATTGGGAGTCGTTCCacacaggacaggacaggacaagatttattttttttactcctgACCAGGATTGTGCAggacaggattttttttctggGAGCGGGATGGGACAGGAGTGAAAATCCACTCCCGTGTCATGCTCTACACCACAGCAGCCACCACTGCAGCCACCAGTGAATGACCAGGCAGGATATCATCCAGATAATTACTATAGTGCATATGTCGACATCATTGAAGATTTGGCGGAGGAGGAAGACGGTGAACTGTTACATGCTATAGCCGTTAGCATGCAAGACCAGACGTAAGTGTGAGATCACCTTTGACACATTCCATAACTTGCTGGTGCGCTTCAGACTCCGCAACCTGACCCATCAATCAGTAAATAACAGATAGTGACATGCTTTGTCCTTGTGGCGTAGAAGAGGCCATGTGGACAGCCATGGCCAGGTGGAGAATTGGTGGAGTCTCAGTCACTTGTTTTGTAGGCTATAAATGTAAACTGAGTAGCAATTGCTGATACCGCTAATAATGATAAAATCAGAATCATGACAATGTTGTTTCAATCGTGATAAGAAAATGTCGCCATATCACCCTCCCTTACATTGCATTACATTGTGAAAATCAACTagttgtaaatgtgtgtgcaattctctcttctctcttgaAGGCTCCCCAAAGAAGATGTCCCAGTCAGTGACATTCTGAAGGAATTGGCAGAGAAAATCGATAGCATTGGAATTTCAAGATTCAACATAAATCGCTCCAATGTTCTTGACGGGGCCATACAGGGTCTTAAAAGGTTGACATTCAGCCCATGCAATACTTTGAATGTGAGTTGTTCTGACGATAAGGGGGCGACTGAGGAAGCTATTGACCTTGGGGGGCCAAGAAGAGAATTTCTTCGCCTTCTAATGCAAACCAGAGTCCGAGATGTTTGAGGGACGCGAAGGCCATCGCAACTTGGCTCTAGATTTCAGAGGTTTGTTTACCATAATTATATGGAATTATTGAAGAATTTAATTGTTGTGCTTCTACGCTGACCATACTTGGCAAGTGATCTGCTGTACTTTCTGTTCTTTCTGTAATCTTTCTAGCTTTACGTGAGGACAAATATTTTTATGCAGGAACTGCCATTGCCCTCAGCCTGGTCCATGGCGGTCCACTGCCATGTTTTCTGTCAAAGACTCTTTTCACGGGCATATCCGAGGGAGCAGACCAGTCAGAGCTGGAAGACGTCACTGATTCTGATCTGCGCGACAAACTAACAAAGGTCTGTGGTTGGGGGAAGGGGGTTGCACATTTCATGCactaatgtgttgctgtgtgtatCTATGTTAATTTGAAGTTGTTTCGGTTGGGTGTGTCAATGTAGAGTGGGTAGTGAACATAATGAAGCAGATTACTAGGGTTGTGGTGATGTTGATGCACTACCTAGTGTATGTGTCTTTATGCACAGaggtgtcaaaagtaaaagcagaggTTAAAAAATGCcagtttccttccaacacaaTTAACTTCACTGAGTAACTGGTCTACAGATACTGTAAACCAATATACCTGATGCTGCGCTGGTTGGGTCAAATTTGTAGGTTTTTGGTAGGttcttagtttatttttttcagtaacaACGTCTATCAACCTCATTAGCTACAATGGCATAACTGGTGTAACAGTTGTGTACTGTTATGTGCCAGTGTTGTacttaaacaatacatttacttttacttttgacacctCTGTTTATGCACTATTCCACAGGTTTCTGAAGCCACGACACTACATGACCTGCAGCTGTCTGTGGAGCCTATCAGCGACTACTTGGCCACCGCTGGCTGCTTAAGGCTCTTAACATCCTTGACCGACAAATATCCACTGCTGGAGGACATCCTGATGTTCCACGTGGTCCATCGTGTTCGGGCACCGTTGGAGCGGTAATTTTGTTTCACGTGGTAAAATAACACATGATGCAGGGTGTCCATGGAGAATTACAGCGATACTGCACTATAGTGAAGGTGGAAAAAGTTGTGAAATCATTCGtctgtgtgacattttttaacatcaCAAAAATCTTAGCATTTGAACAGGTGTGTTCAGACTTTCTCTGGCCACAGTATGTCATAATGAAAATGCATGACATTGAGTGCTAACTGCAAGTACGTTGTTGTGACTAAAAGAAACGTCCAACAATATGGCATTGTTATgtctttgatattttatttttgtcgtCCCCCCCATGCAAAATGTTTAGATTCAAAGACGGGCTGAAAACCCTAGGCGTGTTGCCGAAAATACAACAGCACCCAGAGGCATTTCGCCCGCTGCTGTGCTACAACCCTCCCACGCTCACAGCCGACTCTCTGGATTGTCTCTTCACCATCAACTGGTCCAAGGATGGGAGCAACTCCCGGATTGGCGAGAACAAGACAGTGGCATTTTGGAGGGACTTCCTTCAGGATGTAGAAGGTGATTGAATTTCaatggtgttgaaggcactggatGTTGTTGTGACACAGGACTATGAGAGGTTAAGGTCActgagatgaaatgaaaagttcATTGCCAAGGAAAATGTCATATAGGCCCAAGTAATATtaccttacatttttaaaataggaAGTAATCTAAGTAGAAATTAACTTTTAAAGGTGCACTGTGTATGATGATGGCCAGAGAAGGTTGCAACTATGCTGCTCATTGAAACTGTGCTGCCTGTGGCCAAGTTTGATCTTTTCATGAATAttacacatatatgtatatacataatatatacatgAATACATACACTTTCTCTGTAatctttcactttctctgcaATCTCAGAAGAATGTTAAgtaatgtttactttttcttttctttttttttgctgattaCATATTTGAATTGCTTTTTATACAAAATAGTTTTGATCATGAATGGTGTCACTAATGtagttattgtgtttgtgtattataATTTaacagaagagaagaaaatgactTTGGAATCTATTCTTACCTTCACTACGGGGTCTAATGTGGTTCCACCGATGGGGTTCTCCCCTCAGCCATCCTTGGAATTCCTTCATGGTGGAGGAAAATATCCAATTGCAAACACTTGCATAAACTGCTTACGGCTGCCCCTTCACTCAGAATACGAGCCTTTCAAGGAGGCAATGGAGTTTGCCATCCAAAACACATATGGATTTGGTATGGCTTAGGGTGTTTTAGGGAGGATTGCACTCAGTTTGGTTTCGTTACACAAGTGAAAGGGGAGAGAATTCCAGTGTGTTATGGCCCCTCATAGTTAGGTGTATAAATCATGCATCATGAgcaagagcacacacacacacacacacacacacacacacacacacacacacacacacacacacacacacacacacacacacggatatgcacgtacacacacacacacagatatgtacacgtacaaacacagtgaca encodes:
- the LOC134881662 gene encoding LOW QUALITY PROTEIN: G2/M phase-specific E3 ubiquitin-protein ligase-like (The sequence of the model RefSeq protein was modified relative to this genomic sequence to represent the inferred CDS: inserted 2 bases in 1 codon), with translation MQDQTLPKEDVPVSDILKELAEKIDSIGISRFNINRSNVLDGAIQGLKRLTFSPCNTLNVSCSDDKGATEEAIDLGGPRREFLRLLMQXPESEMFEGREGHRNLALDFRALREDKYFYAGTAIALSLVHGGPLPCFLSKTLFTGISEGADQSELEDVTDSDLRDKLTKVSEATTLHDLQLSVEPISDYLATAGCLRLLTSLTDKYPLLEDILMFHVVHRVRAPLERFKDGLKTLGVLPKIQQHPEAFRPLLCYNPPTLTADSLDCLFTINWSKDGSNSRIGENKTVAFWRDFLQDVEEEKKMTLESILTFTTGSNVVPPMGFSPQPSLEFLHGGGKYPIANTCINCLRLPLHSEYEPFKEAMEFAIQNTYGFGMA